A portion of the Leptospira wolbachii serovar Codice str. CDC genome contains these proteins:
- a CDS encoding LamG-like jellyroll fold domain-containing protein yields MKRFTLPLVFLILSSCRFPSLERDPLEFLAFLRFFSSSQFTGHSIGGAVSGLSTGASVTLTNNQDSVTVTSDGNFTFPKKLSSGQSYNVSLVTNGSGLSCTITNAQGVVQSSNVNNINVTCGWGTNFYEVGVNVSGLSGTISVQNNAETLNIATTGLTKFTTLISTGSNYAVTITSQPLGTVCSFDDPTLTVGTMAAANVTLFITCITGYIVGGNIHPTPSADLGTNLIGRQTLINTKVGSFPVNAGGAGAVTGGAAASASPTIARFSGPNMITTDGNFIYLADSINAVIRKIDKSNGTTTILAGGNSGGGTVCPGTVTTNCKDGVGTAAEFNGITGLTTDGNNLFVLESSGRRIRKVNLSTSVVSTFAGTGNAASADNVSGILASFNNPSWITMYNSNLYVVDRGNCTIRVINPTTTAVSTIAGVPTICSFADNPTGTNARFLSPIGAVGLGGYLYITDLGGGGGHKIRRLSLSGTNAVDTIAGDGVQASTDGIGTAAQFNDPHGVTTDGTNLFISEWSGHRIRHLNIATGKVTTLVGSVSGYADNTGGNGLLNFPGYLISDGLNIYISDTGNHSLRYLEPSELLRYTFDGNTNDSIGTNHGLITGAPTPTADENALPNGAYEFHGSGEIIQSTTNITPAITGNLTISAWVYPAGTDSAATQFIFYRGLGGSNGYGLAFESVGTSRRLYVSLGAVGPSGFTTMRLPLNQWSHVVLRRSNPNWQIYINGKPDSIVFTTNPIAPANTFKVGDAGNGNYFKGKISDVRFFNGALDNDSIQKLAIQVPSGLISYFPFNGNAKDYGNFHNDLNITGAAITTDRNGHPNGAYYFNGASFMQKLNPNGLPTGSSARTICAWFNKSSSIGEYIVGFGTFVNLQGNGLVVSDTVTGMFGVADDVTTFHEGFRNQWMHLCGTYDSANVRVYENGVLRAFGSKAWSTVPGPSLEIGRRLDGVGNFSGDLDDIRIYNRVLSDTEIRVLSGHYPTQVSSWNPSIAGSRLKFFLMPEAASFGPGACSGGTNCIGVWDDRSGNGYHVSQASAASQPNYNLTGINGSPGVRFLDGPATYLSRACTPDLNSTSNTIFVVFNEANSTSNDGIFHNGTKLLYLPDNAGNLLSLFDIQLNTARLVSTANYNTANVPVLMSLDFDGSLGNIYKGGAVVGSNSTTGGTYNCSAGDLSIGRFLWDTGTYPTNGDYFDGLLGDMIYFDQVLSTSDRETVECYLSNKYNLPVGHSCP; encoded by the coding sequence ATGAAGAGATTTACATTACCTTTGGTATTTCTGATCCTCTCTTCTTGCCGATTCCCTTCCCTGGAGCGTGACCCACTCGAATTTCTCGCTTTCCTTCGCTTTTTCTCAAGTTCACAATTTACAGGACATAGTATAGGCGGAGCCGTATCTGGACTCAGCACAGGGGCTTCGGTCACACTCACAAACAACCAAGATTCGGTAACTGTTACTAGCGATGGAAATTTCACCTTCCCCAAAAAACTAAGTTCTGGGCAAAGTTACAATGTCAGTCTAGTAACAAATGGCTCAGGCCTTTCCTGCACGATAACCAATGCCCAAGGTGTTGTCCAAAGTAGTAATGTAAATAATATTAACGTCACCTGTGGATGGGGTACCAATTTCTATGAAGTGGGAGTCAATGTCTCAGGACTCAGCGGTACAATCTCTGTCCAAAACAATGCCGAAACTCTCAACATTGCAACAACTGGCCTCACCAAATTTACTACACTCATATCCACTGGCTCCAACTATGCGGTGACAATCACCTCACAACCATTAGGTACGGTTTGTTCGTTTGATGATCCAACACTTACTGTAGGAACCATGGCGGCAGCCAATGTTACATTATTTATAACATGTATTACAGGATACATTGTGGGAGGAAACATCCATCCGACCCCAAGTGCTGATCTCGGAACCAATCTCATCGGCAGGCAAACCTTAATAAATACAAAAGTCGGTTCTTTTCCAGTCAACGCCGGTGGTGCCGGAGCAGTAACAGGTGGAGCAGCAGCCAGTGCATCACCTACAATTGCTCGTTTTAGCGGGCCCAACATGATCACAACTGATGGTAATTTTATTTACCTAGCAGACTCAATCAACGCAGTCATTCGTAAAATCGATAAGTCCAATGGAACGACTACCATCCTTGCCGGAGGAAATTCTGGTGGTGGGACAGTATGTCCAGGAACTGTTACGACTAATTGTAAAGATGGTGTAGGAACTGCCGCAGAGTTCAACGGAATTACCGGCCTCACCACCGATGGGAATAATTTATTTGTATTAGAATCTTCAGGAAGGCGGATTCGAAAGGTCAATCTTTCAACCTCCGTTGTATCCACATTTGCTGGAACCGGCAATGCCGCTTCTGCGGACAACGTTTCTGGAATTCTTGCCTCTTTTAATAATCCTTCTTGGATTACTATGTACAATAGCAATCTCTATGTTGTAGATCGTGGTAATTGCACTATTCGCGTTATTAACCCTACCACAACAGCCGTTAGCACTATTGCTGGTGTTCCTACAATTTGTAGTTTTGCCGATAACCCAACAGGAACTAACGCTCGTTTCTTGTCACCCATTGGAGCAGTTGGCCTTGGAGGTTATCTTTATATAACAGATCTTGGTGGAGGTGGCGGACATAAAATTCGCAGACTTTCCCTGAGTGGAACCAATGCAGTAGACACAATTGCTGGTGATGGAGTGCAAGCATCTACAGATGGAATCGGAACGGCAGCACAGTTCAATGACCCACATGGAGTAACTACAGATGGAACCAATTTATTTATTTCTGAATGGTCTGGTCATAGAATTAGACATCTCAATATAGCAACAGGGAAGGTCACAACCTTAGTAGGAAGTGTCTCTGGGTATGCAGACAATACCGGTGGGAATGGTCTTTTGAACTTTCCTGGCTATTTAATATCTGATGGACTGAATATTTATATTTCCGATACCGGAAATCACTCTCTTCGTTACTTGGAGCCTTCAGAATTATTACGTTATACGTTTGACGGAAACACAAACGACTCCATTGGGACAAACCATGGTCTCATCACAGGAGCACCCACACCGACGGCAGACGAAAATGCTCTCCCCAATGGAGCTTATGAATTCCATGGAAGTGGAGAAATCATTCAATCCACAACAAATATAACTCCTGCAATTACCGGCAATTTAACCATCTCAGCTTGGGTGTACCCAGCAGGAACAGATTCAGCCGCTACTCAATTTATATTCTATCGTGGACTAGGTGGTAGCAATGGATATGGACTCGCCTTTGAAAGTGTGGGGACCTCACGAAGATTGTACGTCTCCCTTGGTGCTGTTGGACCAAGTGGATTTACAACAATGCGGTTACCTCTGAACCAATGGTCACATGTTGTACTCCGACGTTCGAATCCCAATTGGCAAATTTACATCAACGGCAAACCGGATTCGATTGTTTTTACGACCAACCCTATCGCGCCAGCTAACACTTTCAAGGTGGGAGATGCGGGCAACGGAAATTATTTCAAAGGAAAAATTTCTGACGTTCGTTTTTTCAATGGAGCTCTCGACAATGATTCCATCCAAAAGCTTGCTATCCAAGTCCCCTCAGGGCTTATCTCCTACTTTCCATTCAACGGTAATGCAAAAGATTATGGTAACTTTCATAATGATTTGAACATAACGGGAGCCGCTATAACCACAGATCGGAATGGTCACCCAAATGGAGCTTACTATTTCAATGGTGCCTCCTTTATGCAAAAATTAAATCCCAATGGTTTACCCACAGGAAGTAGCGCAAGAACCATTTGTGCCTGGTTTAATAAATCAAGTTCCATAGGTGAATACATTGTTGGATTTGGAACCTTTGTAAACTTACAAGGAAATGGACTCGTGGTTTCCGATACAGTCACAGGAATGTTTGGTGTAGCTGATGATGTCACAACATTTCACGAAGGATTTAGGAACCAATGGATGCATCTCTGCGGAACTTATGATTCTGCTAACGTGAGAGTTTATGAGAATGGTGTCTTACGTGCTTTTGGATCTAAAGCTTGGTCCACTGTTCCCGGTCCAAGTCTTGAAATTGGAAGACGGCTCGATGGAGTTGGAAACTTTTCAGGTGATCTAGATGATATTAGAATCTATAATCGTGTCCTTTCTGATACGGAGATTAGAGTTCTATCAGGGCATTATCCTACGCAAGTCAGCAGTTGGAATCCATCGATTGCTGGTAGTAGATTGAAATTTTTCCTAATGCCAGAGGCAGCTTCCTTTGGTCCGGGTGCCTGTAGCGGAGGAACTAATTGTATTGGTGTTTGGGATGATAGGAGTGGGAATGGGTATCACGTCAGTCAAGCGAGTGCTGCTTCACAACCAAACTACAACCTAACAGGAATTAACGGATCTCCTGGCGTCCGTTTTTTGGACGGTCCGGCGACCTATTTATCGAGAGCTTGCACCCCTGATTTAAATTCGACTTCCAATACAATTTTTGTTGTGTTTAACGAAGCAAACTCAACTAGTAACGATGGGATTTTTCATAATGGAACGAAACTCCTCTATTTACCAGACAATGCAGGAAATCTTCTAAGCCTTTTTGATATTCAACTTAATACTGCAAGATTGGTTTCAACAGCAAATTACAATACTGCCAATGTTCCCGTTTTGATGTCCTTAGATTTCGATGGATCATTGGGAAATATCTATAAAGGAGGAGCTGTCGTTGGTTCCAATTCTACCACCGGTGGAACATACAATTGTTCAGCGGGGGACCTAAGTATAGGTAGATTTTTATGGGACACCGGCACCTATCCGACCAATGGAGATTATTTTGACGGTTTACTCGGAGATATGATTTATTTTGACCAAGTCCTTAGCACAAGTGACCGGGAAACTGTAGAGTGTTATTTATCCAATAAATACAATCTGCCCGTAGGTCACTCCTGTCCTTAA
- a CDS encoding DUF4386 domain-containing protein, with translation MKLNRYAGMIFIFIPFLIQIPYTMLIMNFQYPDILRKPAGEILLEFQKGGATLIWTWWFFGISGLPLLFSYLSLYQVTQAKSPLISLTATTLGIVALFFQLMGLLRWVFVIPVFSHLYTDPNTSSVMKEAILVNFQTIHHLFGVLLGEHLGQLFTIFWMAIISFIIRKDHIFPKWIAFFGFVSSFIYLLAQLELFAIVIPELSEVPLAGLMGSLCWLVWMVFLGFQMVKK, from the coding sequence ATGAAATTAAATCGTTATGCGGGTATGATATTTATCTTTATACCGTTTCTTATCCAGATTCCTTATACAATGTTGATTATGAATTTTCAATATCCGGATATTTTACGAAAGCCGGCCGGTGAGATTTTATTGGAATTCCAGAAAGGAGGGGCAACACTTATTTGGACTTGGTGGTTTTTTGGAATTTCGGGTCTGCCACTTCTCTTTAGTTATCTTAGTTTGTATCAGGTCACTCAAGCAAAAAGCCCACTTATATCCCTCACGGCAACGACATTGGGAATTGTAGCACTATTTTTCCAACTCATGGGACTTTTGCGATGGGTGTTTGTGATTCCTGTCTTTTCTCATCTTTATACAGATCCGAATACATCTAGTGTGATGAAAGAAGCAATTTTGGTGAATTTCCAAACAATCCACCACCTATTCGGTGTTTTGCTGGGTGAACATTTGGGTCAACTATTTACAATATTTTGGATGGCGATCATTTCTTTTATCATCCGGAAAGACCATATTTTCCCTAAATGGATTGCTTTCTTTGGGTTTGTCTCTTCATTCATTTACCTTTTAGCGCAATTGGAATTGTTTGCCATTGTGATTCCTGAACTGAGTGAGGTTCCTCTCGCTGGTCTTATGGGGAGTTTGTGTTGGTTAGTTTGGATGGTTTTTCTAGGATTTCAGATGGTGAAGAAATGA
- a CDS encoding helix-turn-helix domain-containing protein: protein MIGSILLGAGFMQSVFLGLYFYRQENTGKPFSRDLGYFFFFLSLIMLCNLVYFSGNLNEFPHLIKTGYLFGFSIAPFFSFAVTRYFGIPKENRVWFGLFLLVPILFFVFHIPFFFSSGEDKIRSLANIPQNEIFSDSNQFQMMTLAFSLVVFSRTYYRFRLVLEEFSEDFYWEGKLFYRYVLILIFWLFLCILFCIFFPGRTSESISNLGFSVWVLGFAWHRIYLDQKQNEINQSSEKNQTTTKYQKSYLSEERLNELGKNLENLLNDKNLILDGDLSLSKISEILGLSPHTTSQVCNRYFGQSLIEIIRNKRIQFAKKALTESNLPILRIGFDVGFNSKNAFIRAFKELTNLTPSNYRKKFSTEPKERDP from the coding sequence ATGATTGGATCAATCTTACTTGGTGCTGGTTTTATGCAGTCTGTTTTCCTTGGCTTGTATTTCTATCGCCAAGAAAATACGGGGAAACCATTCAGTCGTGATTTGGGATATTTTTTCTTCTTTCTTTCCTTGATTATGTTATGCAATCTTGTTTACTTTTCGGGAAACCTTAATGAATTTCCTCATCTAATCAAAACTGGGTATCTATTTGGATTTAGCATTGCTCCCTTCTTTTCATTTGCAGTGACAAGATATTTTGGGATTCCCAAAGAAAATAGAGTTTGGTTCGGATTATTTTTGTTAGTACCAATTCTTTTTTTTGTGTTTCACATTCCCTTTTTTTTCTCAAGTGGAGAGGATAAAATTCGTTCGCTCGCGAACATTCCTCAAAACGAAATATTCAGTGATTCAAATCAGTTTCAAATGATGACACTGGCTTTTTCACTTGTAGTTTTTTCTCGAACTTATTACCGATTTCGATTAGTCCTGGAAGAATTTTCTGAGGACTTCTATTGGGAGGGAAAACTTTTTTATCGTTACGTATTGATTCTGATCTTCTGGTTGTTTCTTTGTATTCTGTTTTGTATTTTTTTCCCAGGTAGAACTTCCGAAAGTATTTCTAACCTAGGTTTTTCTGTTTGGGTTCTTGGTTTTGCGTGGCACAGAATCTACCTAGACCAAAAACAAAATGAGATAAACCAAAGTTCTGAAAAAAACCAAACTACTACGAAATACCAAAAATCTTACTTATCAGAGGAAAGATTAAATGAGTTAGGGAAGAATTTAGAAAATTTATTGAATGATAAAAATTTGATTTTAGATGGAGATCTTAGCCTTTCCAAGATTTCAGAAATTCTGGGACTCTCTCCTCATACCACTTCTCAAGTTTGTAATCGATACTTCGGCCAAAGTTTAATTGAAATCATCCGAAACAAAAGAATCCAATTTGCTAAAAAAGCTCTTACTGAATCGAACCTTCCTATACTTCGTATTGGCTTTGATGTTGGTTTCAATTCCAAAAATGCTTTTATCAGGGCCTTTAAGGAATTAACCAATCTAACACCCTCCAACTATCGAAAAAAATTCTCCACAGAGCCAAAAGAAAGAGATCCTTAA
- a CDS encoding MFS transporter yields MMKYILTIALIVLFGFFSVGIPIATLPGLVKGFFGLSDVWLGVILGTQSLVTLISRHHSGTISDLKGPKVAVIRGLSFAVISGLITIGGVFFNNSIGLVSLLLGRMILGYSESLLITGALSWGVGLVGPTNAGKVMAWSGMAMYGAIAISAPLGYLVVKDFGFQGGMVFAILLPLIAGIISYFVPATPVTGTARIPFYQVVPRVWKQGTGLFFAAVCFAGIAGFSTLLFKEKGWGNAHWVMAIFGTAYVLARVFFAQSVDKYGGRTIALIFSAVAILGQYLLWQANSSSVAFVGAALTGFGYSLVFPAFGVEAVKNMEPQFRGVALGAYVAFFDLALGVTGPLAGFVANYFGYAAVYAFGMITCGISFFIALNLKEKKKISE; encoded by the coding sequence ATGATGAAATACATATTGACCATTGCTTTGATTGTTCTTTTTGGATTTTTTTCTGTTGGGATACCTATTGCTACGTTGCCAGGTCTTGTAAAAGGTTTTTTTGGCTTAAGTGATGTTTGGCTTGGAGTAATACTCGGAACTCAATCTCTTGTAACTCTGATTAGTCGACACCATTCGGGCACGATTTCGGATTTAAAAGGGCCAAAAGTTGCTGTGATACGAGGACTTTCTTTTGCAGTCATTTCTGGTTTGATTACAATAGGAGGAGTCTTTTTTAACAATAGTATTGGTCTTGTGAGTTTACTATTGGGCCGTATGATTTTGGGATATTCTGAAAGTCTATTGATTACGGGGGCACTTTCCTGGGGAGTGGGGTTGGTTGGACCAACTAATGCTGGTAAAGTGATGGCTTGGAGTGGAATGGCTATGTATGGGGCCATTGCGATCTCGGCACCACTCGGTTATTTGGTTGTGAAAGATTTTGGATTTCAAGGTGGGATGGTTTTTGCGATACTTTTGCCTCTCATTGCTGGAATCATTTCGTATTTTGTTCCTGCGACTCCCGTAACAGGAACTGCAAGAATCCCTTTTTATCAAGTGGTTCCTCGTGTTTGGAAACAGGGGACGGGTTTATTTTTTGCAGCCGTTTGTTTTGCTGGAATTGCTGGATTTAGCACACTCCTTTTTAAAGAAAAGGGTTGGGGGAACGCCCATTGGGTTATGGCAATCTTTGGAACTGCTTATGTCCTTGCTCGGGTTTTCTTTGCTCAATCGGTAGACAAATATGGTGGAAGAACCATTGCCCTTATCTTTTCTGCTGTGGCAATTTTAGGACAATATTTGCTTTGGCAGGCGAATTCCTCTTCGGTTGCATTTGTGGGAGCTGCACTCACTGGATTTGGATACTCTCTTGTTTTTCCTGCCTTTGGTGTGGAAGCAGTCAAGAATATGGAACCACAATTTAGGGGTGTTGCTCTTGGTGCTTATGTTGCCTTTTTTGATCTCGCCTTAGGAGTTACAGGCCCCCTTGCAGGGTTTGTTGCAAATTACTTTGGTTATGCGGCAGTGTATGCATTTGGAATGATCACTTGCGGAATTTCTTTTTTCATCGCATTGAACCTAAAAGAGAAGAAGAAAATTTCAGAATAA
- a CDS encoding DUF2938 domain-containing protein produces MDFLLESCWKVFGIGIGATMAMDVWRFFLQKTMGVSSLDLGLLGRLVGHTFRGKFFHDGIAKSQAIAGETLIGWVVHYAIGIFFSFLLPSIWGEGWLRNPTLVPAILVGVGTILAPWFLMQPAMGIGIAASKAPKPNQVRLRNLAIHTVYGLGLYGSAILSNALFPWELK; encoded by the coding sequence ATGGATTTTCTTTTAGAAAGTTGTTGGAAGGTCTTCGGAATTGGGATTGGAGCCACCATGGCAATGGATGTCTGGCGATTTTTTTTGCAAAAGACAATGGGGGTTAGTTCACTGGATCTTGGGCTTTTGGGACGTTTGGTGGGACACACATTTCGGGGAAAATTTTTTCACGATGGGATCGCTAAAAGCCAGGCCATTGCAGGAGAAACTTTGATTGGTTGGGTTGTGCATTATGCCATTGGGATTTTCTTTTCATTTTTGTTGCCGAGCATTTGGGGAGAAGGTTGGTTAAGAAATCCTACTTTGGTTCCAGCAATTCTTGTGGGTGTTGGAACCATACTTGCACCTTGGTTTTTAATGCAACCTGCTATGGGAATTGGAATTGCTGCTTCCAAAGCTCCGAAACCAAACCAAGTTCGATTAAGAAACTTAGCCATTCACACAGTTTATGGACTAGGGCTTTATGGATCAGCAATTCTTTCTAATGCCTTATTCCCTTGGGAACTCAAGTAA
- a CDS encoding ArsR/SmtB family transcription factor: MSSLETIPRMSEVANMLGNESRLILLQLLSEGEKSVEILSEQSGIPVANTSQHLQALKKTNMVTTRREGKRILYRLESGPIKELFLALEKFAVFSKAQGHALLTGITPISKNNLTVSELQKKIKKGGNILIDVRSKEEYKKGHLPEAVNIPYSELTTHKFPKNKEVIVYCRGPLCLLSVNAVNLLKSREVNVSRFAPGYSGWIANEV; this comes from the coding sequence ATGAGCAGTTTAGAAACCATTCCACGTATGAGTGAAGTCGCCAATATGTTAGGAAATGAATCGCGACTTATCTTACTCCAGCTTTTGTCCGAAGGGGAAAAGTCAGTAGAAATCCTTTCGGAGCAATCAGGCATTCCCGTGGCCAACACTTCACAACACCTACAAGCTCTAAAAAAAACAAACATGGTGACCACCCGCCGCGAAGGGAAACGAATCCTCTATCGATTGGAATCAGGCCCAATTAAAGAATTATTTTTGGCTTTAGAAAAGTTCGCCGTTTTCAGCAAAGCACAGGGACATGCTCTTTTAACAGGTATTACACCTATTTCAAAAAATAATCTTACAGTCAGCGAACTCCAAAAAAAAATAAAGAAAGGCGGAAACATTCTTATTGATGTTCGATCAAAAGAAGAATATAAAAAAGGGCATCTCCCCGAAGCAGTAAACATCCCTTACTCTGAACTTACTACCCACAAATTTCCTAAAAACAAAGAAGTAATTGTGTACTGCCGAGGTCCTCTCTGTTTACTATCAGTCAACGCAGTCAATCTTTTGAAATCGCGTGAAGTTAACGTATCCCGTTTTGCTCCAGGATACAGTGGTTGGATCGCAAACGAAGTTTGA
- a CDS encoding alpha/beta fold hydrolase encodes MKTFILLHGSYHGAWNWHKVVPLLHNSGHSAISIDMPGHGLDRKKIHSASLKDYVNKTIEVIQAVEGKVVLLAHSRNGIVISQVAEIIPEKIEKLIFLASYLIPNGKSMMEYALLDRKSLVIQNTVPKISIKLVSRLIKNYTGYKKTLIDLFLPKKFRTHRLSQHIFQEALYHDCPPEILELANVLLTAEPNLGGFEKLKLTAERYGKIPKIYIECLQDRAVTLFLQRKMQKDSPCDQVFQIDSSHSPFFSKPEELCDILKEIAKE; translated from the coding sequence ATGAAAACATTTATTTTACTGCATGGATCCTACCACGGTGCTTGGAATTGGCACAAAGTAGTTCCACTGCTTCATAACAGCGGACACTCTGCGATAAGCATTGATATGCCTGGGCATGGTCTTGATAGAAAGAAAATACACTCGGCATCACTCAAGGATTATGTAAATAAAACCATAGAAGTTATCCAAGCAGTAGAAGGGAAGGTGGTCTTACTTGCTCACAGTCGAAATGGAATTGTGATTTCCCAAGTCGCAGAAATAATTCCAGAAAAAATTGAGAAATTAATCTTCCTTGCGTCGTATTTAATTCCAAATGGAAAGTCTATGATGGAATATGCTCTCCTCGATCGAAAGTCATTAGTGATTCAAAACACAGTTCCCAAAATTTCTATAAAACTAGTTAGTCGATTGATCAAAAACTATACTGGTTATAAAAAAACATTGATCGATCTATTTTTACCAAAAAAATTCAGAACCCATCGGTTGAGCCAACACATCTTCCAGGAAGCACTCTATCATGATTGTCCTCCTGAAATCCTTGAGTTAGCCAATGTATTACTCACAGCGGAACCAAACTTAGGTGGTTTCGAAAAATTGAAGTTAACGGCAGAACGTTATGGCAAAATTCCTAAAATATACATCGAATGTTTGCAAGATAGAGCCGTTACACTCTTTCTCCAAAGGAAAATGCAAAAAGATTCGCCCTGTGACCAAGTTTTTCAGATAGATTCCAGCCACTCGCCATTTTTTAGTAAACCAGAAGAATTATGTGATATACTGAAAGAAATTGCTAAGGAGTAA
- a CDS encoding tyrosine-type recombinase/integrase: MLKDKMISDMTVHGYAKKTIRSYTMCLSRLARYFQKSPLDLEPSDIYDFFLNMRQANKSDSSLVVFYSAFLFFYSLLDRKDMLELVPFPKRKRTVVAVFSQAEVTSFLTNCRSVCEKSIFTLLYSSGIRIGEVLKLQVVDIDFERKAIFISSGKGGHGRYAILADKTALLLKQYMEIYNPKTYLFFSQKGKDVPISPRTVQAAFQKIRNLSGIQKYATVHTLRHSFATHLLEDGYSLVYIQKLLGHADIKSTMIYLHVSPNSLLKITSPLEKIGNIRLGIFESQNQYGFQFR; the protein is encoded by the coding sequence ATGTTAAAAGATAAAATGATTTCAGATATGACGGTGCATGGGTATGCAAAAAAGACAATTCGAAGTTATACGATGTGTCTATCCCGGTTGGCAAGGTACTTTCAAAAGTCCCCTTTGGATTTGGAACCCTCGGATATATATGATTTTTTTCTGAATATGAGACAGGCAAATAAGTCTGATTCTTCTTTGGTTGTCTTTTATAGTGCTTTTTTGTTTTTTTATTCTCTTCTTGATCGTAAAGATATGTTGGAACTAGTTCCTTTCCCTAAAAGAAAACGAACGGTTGTGGCTGTATTTAGCCAAGCCGAAGTAACTTCTTTCCTTACCAATTGTCGTTCTGTTTGTGAAAAATCTATTTTCACCTTACTGTATTCTTCGGGAATTCGTATTGGAGAAGTGCTTAAACTTCAGGTAGTGGATATTGATTTTGAAAGAAAGGCAATCTTTATCTCTTCAGGAAAAGGAGGTCATGGCAGGTATGCAATCTTAGCAGACAAAACGGCATTGCTTCTTAAACAGTATATGGAAATTTATAATCCAAAAACATATTTGTTTTTTTCGCAGAAAGGAAAGGATGTTCCGATTAGTCCTCGCACTGTGCAAGCAGCATTTCAGAAGATTCGAAACTTATCGGGAATTCAAAAGTATGCCACAGTACATACACTTAGGCATTCCTTCGCCACTCATCTTTTAGAGGATGGGTATAGTTTAGTTTACATTCAAAAACTATTAGGTCATGCAGACATCAAGAGCACAATGATTTATCTTCATGTAAGTCCCAATTCTCTTTTGAAGATCACAAGCCCACTTGAAAAGATTGGAAACATTCGGTTGGGGATTTTTGAAAGCCAAAACCAGTATGGATTTCAGTTTCGATAA
- a CDS encoding ankyrin repeat domain-containing protein codes for MNAEKILPQMNPFRGGLISIIRLLTPPILTILLIVLVRYTSSDVSWKRNILAVSFLCFYIGVSVLGMLRAASAVEEILGEEDIVEDKISRMKRARHSIRIFFSLWFVGGVAILAGLYVGMSKNRWDMPIPLPSLQILSSVVWAILSSFLLQLMSFHRGLLLSKGGSAKRYIAQSITIYTFLIALFPIYFVLYAGNGKIVNIPYLVAFTLPTNAILVYLIVRKYKSVIKLLGENSDFFFHPDTKFAAKRAFGTFLVLFVLISLFFLDYSRRRKLFWIYAARENHIFLFNTLRLTGVDVNEIDEHKYTPLFWAIQGGSLEFVKSIVKAGADLEAINEFGQTPLIVAVLVKNETIVKELVSLGSNLDRPDTIEGQTPLLLAARDGSFEIVKFLLEKNANPSLKNKKGQTALSLALENGHQKIVELLKNP; via the coding sequence ATTAATTTCTATAATTAGGTTACTTACCCCACCTATTTTAACAATCCTCTTGATTGTTTTAGTTAGATATACCTCCAGTGATGTATCTTGGAAACGAAATATTTTGGCAGTTTCGTTTCTCTGTTTTTATATTGGTGTTTCCGTCTTAGGAATGTTACGTGCTGCCTCTGCGGTGGAGGAAATTCTTGGTGAAGAAGATATAGTCGAGGATAAAATTTCTCGCATGAAACGAGCGAGACATTCGATTCGGATTTTCTTTTCGCTTTGGTTCGTCGGTGGGGTCGCCATTCTTGCGGGCCTATATGTAGGGATGAGTAAAAATCGTTGGGACATGCCCATTCCACTCCCTTCCTTGCAAATTCTAAGTTCGGTTGTTTGGGCAATCCTTTCTTCCTTCCTATTGCAGTTGATGAGTTTTCACAGAGGACTTCTACTTTCAAAGGGTGGTTCTGCAAAAAGATATATTGCTCAGAGTATTACAATTTATACCTTTCTTATCGCTCTTTTCCCTATTTATTTTGTTTTGTATGCAGGGAATGGTAAAATAGTCAATATTCCCTACCTGGTTGCCTTCACGTTGCCGACCAATGCAATATTAGTATATTTGATTGTTAGAAAATACAAATCTGTTATCAAACTACTGGGTGAAAATTCAGATTTTTTCTTCCATCCTGATACAAAATTTGCCGCCAAAAGAGCTTTCGGTACGTTTTTAGTATTATTTGTATTGATAAGTTTGTTCTTTTTGGATTATTCCCGAAGAAGAAAATTGTTTTGGATTTATGCCGCAAGAGAAAACCACATTTTCCTCTTTAATACACTCCGCCTAACGGGAGTCGATGTGAATGAAATAGATGAACATAAATATACACCTCTATTTTGGGCCATTCAAGGCGGTTCTTTAGAATTTGTAAAATCGATTGTTAAGGCAGGGGCAGATTTGGAGGCGATCAATGAATTTGGCCAAACTCCTCTGATTGTCGCGGTTTTAGTTAAAAATGAGACAATTGTAAAAGAATTAGTTTCTCTTGGAAGTAATCTCGACCGTCCTGATACGATAGAAGGCCAAACTCCTTTGTTATTAGCAGCAAGAGATGGTAGTTTTGAAATCGTAAAATTCCTTTTAGAAAAAAATGCAAATCCTTCCCTTAAAAATAAAAAAGGACAAACTGCACTCAGTTTAGCTTTGGAAAATGGACACCAAAAGATTGTTGAGTTATTGAAAAATCCATAA